CTTTGAGTTTGAAGAATTCCGATTCTTCCCGGGCGAGTATGCTGCTGGTTATCGCCACCATCTGGCGGGATTATGGTGTTTTGCTCCAGTCATCGGAGTTAGTTGTCGATTGCCTCAGCTCCAAGAGCGAGACTCTTTGCGTTTATTATTTTCTTGATCCCTGATCGGAAACTTGAGGCTCTCACGATTTTCATTAGGAAAGGCAATTTTCTCTTCCTTAAATTTGAGTTGATATTCGGCAAGAATAATTCCCGGCGTAGAATCTCTCGTTCGTGAATAACATCATTTCCGTCGCCCTTTTGAAACTTAATGGCACTATGCTCTTGTGGAGCATTTCGATTGTGCTGCTTGTCATCGCTTATGTTCCCGTGAAGGTGTCCGTTTCGCAACAAACTCCAGCCTTGGCTTTATTCTTCGCGGATTCGATCAGAATGCCGTCGATAATCCGCTTTCTCTCCATAGACAATCCCCAAAATGCGGGAAGGCGCGCTTCCCGCGGAATTTTGTTCAGCGATCTACCCTGGAAGATCTTTGGTCAGATATTGCTTTTGAATTGCGATATGAACGTGCGGGTTTGCTGTGTTGAATGAAACCGCTTCTTTCCACGCAAGCCGCTCGCTTTTGCAGACTCTTTTCTAGCCGTCCGATGGCAAACCTTGTGACCTTGTTTTTACCGTGGGGCGTTCCTCATCACCTTCCGAACCGTTGTTGAAAATCCTCCCGCCGAAATGAAAGAACAAGATGGTGGCTTTCGTTGTTTGCGGGACGTCTTTTGCCGCAATCGGATTTAAGAAAATTGTTGCGCTTCTTACGGCAGTGCGTTCGGTAAATTGGTTAAAAAGTTCACGACCTTTTTCGGCTCTGCATACCGGTCGATCTTACTAATGGATAAATAATGAATGAGACCGCGAGAACTGCCTCCCTTTGATTGAACGCTGGCAATAACTCTCATGATCGGCTCGCTATTTGATTCGCGGGCCTAGGCAAGGATTCGATCCGCTGTTTTAGTATTCGTACCTTGCCGCAAGGTAGCTGTTGAGAAGGGATTCGTTTGCCACGATGCTCCGTGAACAGGAGACATTTCTTAAGATCGGACACGGCGTGTCCGATCAGCTCTGCCATTGCGGTAGAGGCGATAACGAGACTCCGTTTGCGGTCGCTGGTCTCCGGCGACGTATATTCGATAAGCTCTGTGAAAACGAGATTTAGCGAGGAAATCGACATGCCTGACATCGAGTAGATTTCGGTAGTCAGCGAGCTGGCTTGACGTAGCAGTTCTACGGCATTTTCGAGCCTGATTCCACTCGATCAATGCTTTCTCGAATCTCACCGATGCTGCCGCTTACCGAAAGAACAACCGTCTCGTTCTGGCAGACCGGTTCGTGCCAAGTCAGTCGAGCTTTTCCTGGCAGCGACCCGAAGCAAAATGCTGGTGTCTATCGGTCAAGGCGAATGGATCATTCCTGACGGACAATCGCCGACTTGTTTCTCACCCGGTTTCGGCCGCGATCTCTTCATGCTTTTGCGATCCTCTTCGTAGGGCCTGACGCCGATCGGCCGTCCCCGCTTTGCCTCGATGTCCAACCTCGATATTTTTTACTATTTTTCTCTGTCTCGCTTTCTCATCTCTCGATTTTTATGGCGGCGTTTTGTCACCAATTCGTCGGTTTGCAATTTCTCCGACCATTTGGAGATAGAGCAAAATTACGCGCCTTTTGCGAAAAATATGGCGAGAACTGCGGTTTGTAATTTTGATGACACCGCCTAACTTAGTGAAAGTATGAGGCTTATGTGAATTACAAGAGTCGGTTCTTGGTCTATCCTGTCATACACCCGCCGCTGTAATTTTTGTTTTTTTACGAGCCCCTCGATCCGCTTCCTTTTCTACGCCAAAAGCGGTTCGTTTATTCGCCGCCTGTTCGCCAAATACCGCAGTTCTCTACGGCACGCCGATTGATTTACCAACCGCCAGTAAAATCGCCAACGTAAGGAGACAAATACTAACGAACGATCAGAGCAATATCACCCCTACAAAGCAGAATTTCGAGCGTCCGCTGCTGCAGATCAACCGCTTGAACTTCGTAAAATTGAACACACGTGTACTCTGAATGACCCACAGCAAACCGAAACAATATCTTCAGTTCGCGTCCGTCAAGAGGAATACCGATATCACCAATGACGATGTTGTCGAGTACGCGCTAAACCACCTTTGAACGCGATCCGGCATTCAAGAGCTGGCTTAAAACTAAAGGTTAAAAGAATATGAGCTAGGCGGAAAATGCAGAAGGTAGTGTTCCAATCCCATCGAATTTTGCAGCGGGAGCGAACGACCGATGAGATGACTCGTATTGGGCTAGAATCATTTCAAGCTTCATCTCAAATTCGCGGATATCCAACCGGTCTGAGCCGTGATACAGAAGCCCGCCCAATTGCGCCATATCAGCTTCTGAAATGTCACGGCTTATTCTTACCGCAGCACGGGCTAGACGGTCGGCAACTTCCTGAAACTGCACTCCGAATGTCCTTACCCACCGCCAGGAGCATGATGCCCGTAGCAGGCTGTGACCAGACGCGACCAAAGCGGGCGGTCTGCACCCATGTGATTTCGACCCATCATAGTATCAATCACATACTTTGAGTCTGAGACGATCTCTATACGACAACATCTTCGAAGCTGCTCCAACGCATACGTGCATGCAAGGATCTCCGCCTGCTGATTGCGATCTGTCCCAAATATTTTGAAACCAGTTTTACCTCCAATCGGTTTGATCCAGCATAACCACACCGCAGCCCGCCGACGAGTCGATGCGCCATTTCTAATGATGATGCATCCCATAGATCGTCACAATAGGCGCATATTCGGCCGCAGTCTCTATCCCGCATTTATTCTCAACTAATTTGGCAACCCTCATTGTCCACCTCTCGTTTTTCTCTATAGGAAACTGGGGCACGGCACCGACGCTATGCCCCAACTGGCAGAAACAACCTACCTCAGAACTGATCAATGAACGGCTCATTGACCGGTGCCTCTGGAACAGCCGTGCCCGTGAATTCGGGAACGTCCGGCTCGGGGCTGTCAGCAGTAGGTTCCTGGCCCGTTTGGCCGCCCGAACGGTTCGATCCGACAAACTCGAATGAGAAGAGCGAGATCTCGGCACCTGATTGGGCTCGCCGCTATCTGTGCTCCACGGGCTGAACGAGAGCCTGCCGTGGACAAGCAGATGCGTTCCCTTTTTTACATGCTCGGCGAGCGTCTCCGCAGTCTTGCCAAAGGCGACCACGTTGAACCAATGTGTGACCTGCACACGCCCTTCCGGGCTGTTCTTGAACGAGTTTGAAGCGATCGGAAAGCTCGCGACGGGTGTGCCCTTTTCCGAATATTTCAGGCTCGAATCGCGGGCCGCATTTCCAAGTATCGAGATATTTGCTGCATGGTTTTTATTGCTCCTTTTGTGGTTTATTTGTTCTCCGAACGGAACGGCGTTTCGCCATATGTGAGAGTTTTTCTAGGCGTTCTGCCTGAAATACTGGCCGCCGCTCCTTTCGTTGAATATTGCTCTTCAATTTTCAGGCCGCATGCACGACCTTAACCTGTGTTCGCTGTACAGCAGGCTGCGTGAAGAGGCTCGCCTGGATCGTGCGATTCGCGCGAACGGCCTCGTTTAGTTCCGCATCTCGTGCTCTCACCGCGTCCCACAATTTCTGTTTCTCCTGCCGCTTAAATGCCTTCGCCGCCGGGTCGTTATAGAGACCGAATTTCAGGAAACGTAGCTGTCCAAGAGTCGCCATTTCGATCTTTCGGAGCCAGCGTTTCGCGTCGATTGAAAGTTGATTCTTCAACCTAACTTCCTGAGATTTTGCGACGGTGTTAAGAGCCGTGAACTCCTTAAGGGAGAGGCTCTTGTGTTCCTTAAAATCTGCATACGCTTTTTTCTTTAGTTCGGCTAAATCAGCTGTGTCCGACGTTCCGCGAATCGCAAGGTAAGTTTCTTGATACGAATCGTGACGAAGGCTTCGCAGATGAAAGTCGGAGTATTGACGCTGCCACAGTAGGCGCAGGACAGAAGCTGCGTACTGCATCTCTTCAAAGTCAGGGTTGATTTCCTGATCTACAACGATCTCGAAGCTACCGTGCTTAAACGAGTAGATACGGCGTGCCGAACGGATGACTTTGCTGTCGTAGATCTGATCCAGGGAAAGTGCCAGCCATTCCTCGAATTCCCGATCCGAGAACGGATGTCTCGAAGGCATCGCCCACCCAGCACAGCTGATCATTCGGCGTCCTTCCTGCACGGTGTTGCCGCCTAAAGAATGGCCTACAAAGAGCTTAGGAAGCTGTGACGAAAGCTCTCTTGATTCGTGTGGAAGACAGTTTGCATCGATCTCACAATCGAGATCAAAAACGACTACCGAACGCTGGCTTGAACTCATCGTTATGCCAATCAGTCCGTTCTCGTCGAACTGCTCTAGTTGGTCGAATGTCGTGAAGTCTCTGTCGAGTTCTTCGACTGATTTATCGCCGTCTTCCAGATAGAATTCAGCAAAGTCGTCGAACATCATGCGGCTGACCTTATGGCGTCCGACACGCCGCAGAACCGCCTGCATTTCATCATCGAAGTTTGCGCATTTTGGTGGTAGCGAACTGCGATTCTTGGCAGCTTCCTGGACTCGCCTTTGGTCCGGGACACACAGCTTCTGTTCTCTTTCTCGCGACTCTTCAAAGCTGATCTCTCGATCTGCCGAAGTCGCCGTAACAGCTTCTAAGTGCATGCCGAGCAGGCCCATTTCATGAAGAACCTCACCCACGCTTCTTCGTCTAATCTCGCCGTAGTAGTACGCTGCGATCTGTTCGAATTCATACTGCCCGGCGTCCGGGCTAGCAATTGCCTTTACGCATCTGACGAACTCTTTGGCATCGGTCTCGTCGGACAAAACCTTCATTGCATATTCGAGCGACATTATCCGCACGCGGTCCAATGCTTCCGGTTCAAGTTCGTCGGCGATTCGAACCACAACATCGCCCAAGATCGAGAACTCTTCGAGCTCTCGCCTTCGCAGCGGATTCGATGAAAGATGAGCACACCAGTCCTGCATCGGCGAACCGGTATTGACCGGCATGAACGCCAGCATCTGATTATTTGGAGCGTGCTTCCTGAGTTGTTCGATACTTATTCTTTCTGCCATAACTTCCTCTATTAGATCGGCGACCTGCCGAATCGAAGACGCGTGTAATTAAGGGCCACATCTTCAAAACCCTGAATAAAATCACTTTCATTCAGGCTTGAAAATCCCTCTCAAGTTGCGGGAGAAGTATGTTTGGGGAAACGAGATCGGCCCGCTATGAAGAAAGGTCTCCTAGACGCTTTTGTAAATAAGCGAATGTAAGCGGTGCTCGGTTTTCGAGTTGGGCCCGGCCGGTTCCGATCCCATTTGCGGGAATGACGATGATCTGATCAGGACCGGTACTTTTACGTGTCAGATGCTCAAAGGCCTGACTGATCGCCGCCTTGTTCTGTGCCAATTCTGCGTCTGTAAAAAAGGCATTTTCGTTATTGCTGGGAAGTTTCTTGGTCGGTATCCCAACTACGTTCGGTTCGCCTCTCATCGCAGACGCTTGTCCGCCAAGACCACGCCGGACAAGGTTGTCTCCGAACAGGAAAATATGATCGCGATGCTCCCGTACGAAGGTTCTGGTGACCCACTTCCTCGTCAAGACGCGGTATCCCATAGCAGACTCCCTTTACAAAAAAGAACTGCCGACTGAAGAGTGCGATCTTCCAGGCGGCAGTTTTTCGTTGACCGATTTATTTGATTAGTAAGCAGCGGCCTGCTGGAGTTCGACCGGTGCGGTTTGTGCCGTCGGCATTGCAACTCCGTCTCCTTCCTCATCGCGGCGGCCCGACAGGAATTGGAACTCCTGAAGCACGATCTCTGCTCCCGCCTGCGGAGATTCGTTCTGATCCACCCACGGGTTAAAGGTCAGACGGCCCTGAACGTAAAGACGACTGCCTTTTCGCACGTAGCGAGCAAGTGTCTCCGCCTGCTTTCCGAATGCCGTCACGCGGAACCAGTCTGTCTTCTCGACACGTCCCTCCGCACTGTTCCTGAATGAATTCGAGGCCATTGAAAAGCTTGCCACGAGGGTGCCGTTGTCCGTGATCTTAGTTTCCGGTGTCTTGCCGAGATTGCCGATGATCGAAATATTTGCTGACATTTTCTTAATTCTCCTGTGTGATTAATTTTCCGAGGATCACGATTAGTGAAAGCCCACGAACCTTCTCTGAAGGCACACCTTTTCAGCCGCTATTTATTTGTTTTGTTTATCGAGTGACGACGGGAATGAAAGGACTTTGAGAATCGCGGCAGCGTCTTGCCGTCCGATAGGCAGAATCTGTGAAAGGGATATCCGTCTCTTAGGGATTATTGGCATTGGAGAGAAATCCGACGGTGAGAATTTCGGATGCGGATACCGCAGACGAAGTCTTGATGGGTGTAGGGTTAGGCTCAAAATCAACCGGGAGAAATCTGATCGTTAGAGAGGAATTTACTCTTAATCAGATTTAAGAAGGCAGAATTTCGTGCATCAGCATCCTTGGCAACTGCATCAATATCCCACATAAAGACGCCTATGGGTAGAATTACTAAAGGATCCTTTTGAATAGCAACATCTATTTCCCTGTAATACATTTTCCCGCATGAATAAAGCTCTTTATATTCTCCAGCTAGGTGAAGTTCGACGTCTTCATTAAAATCGATTATTCCGTAATACCAAATCCGTTGAATCTTATTTTTGTAATACCCCATTAACTTTCGAGCCCGTTTTTCAAGCTGGGTAACGGTTTTCATATTCTCTTCGAGAGTAATCCCGCGTTTCTTTAGTTCGATGATAACGACATCAAAGGATTCAGAACGCATAGGATCATTCGAAAACACTAAAGCGAGATCAGGCCTGTCATCATCTCGAAGGATATTTTCATCTTCTGTTATGAATTTAATTAACTCGCCCATTTCCCGGTCGCTAAGGACCGTTTCATAGGTCATGTATTTATCATCTAACAACCATGCATTATTCCGATAGAGGTCGTCAGGCAAAGTATTCTTGTCGAATCGAACATGCTGTTTCGCAAACAAATTGTGCAATTCAGTTTCCGTTTCTTCGTCGGAGGAATTTTTAAGCTTGTCAATCGTTATCTGTCGAAACAGAATATATTCAGTCAATGCTCTCGCCGAGAGTTCAATTGATTTTTGATACTGTTCATCTGTTAAAGACTTACCGGCGTCCAGTAATTCCCTCTGTGCCTTGAAGAATTTTTCCTGCGCCTTTTGCAAAACTTCGGCCCTTGAAACAAATCCAATAGATTCAGTATCGAAGTACCCGGATAAATGCGGAAAGTGGTCAATCAGATTCTTTTCTATCTTTTCGTTGGTTTCAGTTATTTTAGGAATTTTTTCCTTTATTAAGCCCGCTACCTTATTCCTGAAAATCGT
This is a stretch of genomic DNA from Chloracidobacterium sp.. It encodes these proteins:
- a CDS encoding single-stranded DNA-binding protein — protein: MSANISIIGNLGKTPETKITDNGTLVASFSMASNSFRNSAEGRVEKTDWFRVTAFGKQAETLARYVRKGSRLYVQGRLTFNPWVDQNESPQAGAEIVLQEFQFLSGRRDEEGDGVAMPTAQTAPVELQQAAAY
- a CDS encoding sensor histidine kinase, which encodes MKVKLRQAVKLFFSKSSLEMVYLEAVANAFDAGATEINIRIRIAAVNQPDTLRISISDNGAGFTNDRYERFSRLFDVDENSHKGVGRLVYLCYFENIAVNSFYNGTHNRKFEFTDAFEEDKAVVTDVGQTPSGTTLTMSGYVLSRLRDASFIDPEYLKQRILEEFYSRLFHFKKEGKAFSITIDSIIGESEGSGILAQDDIPDFETIELESSIDLISKFYLHYSIEKVPLGHPSLIAAVSVDNRTFKLDLIAQENIPPDYKMVFLLFSDWFFGKTDPSRQNLEISEAELKQIQTIFRNKVAGLIKEKIPKITETNEKIEKNLIDHFPHLSGYFDTESIGFVSRAEVLQKAQEKFFKAQRELLDAGKSLTDEQYQKSIELSARALTEYILFRQITIDKLKNSSDEETETELHNLFAKQHVRFDKNTLPDDLYRNNAWLLDDKYMTYETVLSDREMGELIKFITEDENILRDDDRPDLALVFSNDPMRSESFDVVIIELKKRGITLEENMKTVTQLEKRARKLMGYYKNKIQRIWYYGIIDFNEDVELHLAGEYKELYSCGKMYYREIDVAIQKDPLVILPIGVFMWDIDAVAKDADARNSAFLNLIKSKFLSNDQISPG
- a CDS encoding single-stranded DNA-binding protein, producing the protein MWRNAVPFGEQINHKRSNKNHAANISILGNAARDSSLKYSEKGTPVASFPIASNSFKNSPEGRVQVTHWFNVVAFGKTAETLAEHVKKGTHLLVHGRLSFSPWSTDSGEPNQVPRSRSSHSSLSDRTVRAAKRARNLLLTAPSRTFPNSRARLFQRHRSMSRSLISSEVGCFCQLGHSVGAVPQFPIEKNERWTMRVAKLVENKCGIETAAEYAPIVTIYGMHHH